In a single window of the Elaeis guineensis isolate ETL-2024a chromosome 6, EG11, whole genome shotgun sequence genome:
- the LOC105060106 gene encoding probable methyltransferase PMT28 isoform X2 gives MAGVRLGRSAKRGAPLGFCAKVALVILLGLVFIVVWSIFSSPTSAAVSSQRSGFDDIFDPDASPAVGKKKEVEESKKRNPSSPLKDRSGNGNGRGSRSPEKKKKKEGGIEEKAAAAAKNETREVEGQQEEEREGGEDMVEVEGLEEVVEGEGGMDEDMEDGVDVNPEEEEEEMVNEEKSAGNKKKKNKKKKKLGPLFDPGARYNWKLCGGRHGHNYIPCVDMDGGHRHHERSCPRMPLMCLVSLPQEYRPPLPWPERESKESEFKSGAQHYLNSIDEMAPDIEWGKNIRVVLDIGCTSASFGLTLLEKDVIILSLGLANDQTDLAQLALERGIPAVMANLGSRRLPFPSGVFDAIHCGNCDVPWHSSGGRLLLEMNRILRPGGYFIISTKHGDIDNEEGAAKHGDFNSEEGMSTLMASICWNILAHTTDEVNEVGVRIYQRPASNDIYDLRRTKEPPFCKEDDKQDAAWYTPIKSCLHKVPAAIEQHGTDWPEEWPKRLETFPEWLGDLQEKLTADHKHWNSIISKSYLNGIGIDWLNIRNIMDMKAIYGGFAAALSSQKVWVMNVVPVHAPNTLPIIYERGFLGVYHDWCEPFSTHPRSYDLLHADHLFSRLKNRCKQPVVIVVEMDRILRPGGWAIIRDKLEILNPLETILKSLHWEIRMTYAKDKEGIICAQKTMWRP, from the exons ATGGCCGGGGTTCGGTTGGGGCGGAGCGCCAAGCGTGGTGCTCCCTTGGGCTTCTGCGCCAAGGTAGCGCTGGTGATACTTCTAGGGCTTGTTTTCATCGTTGTCTGGTCCATCTTCTCCTCCCCCACCTCCGCCGCCGTCTCCTCCCAGCGGAGCGGCTTCGACGACATCTTCGACCCCGACGCCTCGCCGGCGGTCGGGAAGAAGAAGGAGGTGGAGGAAAGCAAGAAGAGGAATCCAAGCTCGCCGCTGAAAGATCGGAGTGGGAATGGGAATGGAAGAGGTAGTagatcgccggagaagaagaagaagaaagaagggggGATCGAGGAGAAGGCGGCTGCGGCAGCGAAGAATGAGACGAGAGAGGTGGAAGGGCAgcaggaggaagagagggaggggggagaggaTATGGTGGAGGTGgagggattggaggaggtggTGGAGGGGGAGGGAGGGATGGATGAGGACATGGAGGACGGGGTTGATGTGaatccggaggaggaggaggaggagatggtgAATGAAGAGAAGAGTGCggggaataagaagaagaagaacaagaagaagaaaaagttggGACCTTTGTTTGATCCGGGGGCTCGGTATAATTGGAAGCTTTGTGGTGGGAGGCATGGGCATAACTATATACCTTGTGTTGATATGGACGGTGGTCATCGGCATCATGAGAGGAGTTGCCCTCGGATGCCATTGATGTGCCTGGTTTCTCTTCCTCAGGAGTATAGACCTCCGTTGCCTTGGCCCGAGAGAGAATCCAAG GAATCTGAGTTTAAAAGTGGGGCTCAGCACTACCTCAATTCAATTGACGAG ATGGCACCGGACATTGAATGGGGGAAAAATATTCGCGTAGTACTGGACATTGGATGTACGAGTGCTAGTTTTGGATTAACTCTTCTCGAGAAAGATGTGATAATATTATCTTTGGGACTGGCGAATGATCAAACAGATCTAGCACAACTAGCCCTTGAGCGTGGTATCCCTGCAGTGATGGCAAATTTGGGATCAAGAAGGCTTCCTTTTCCAAGTGGTGTTTTTGATGCTATTCACTGTGGCAACTGTGATGTGCCATGGCATTCTAGTG gtgggaggctcctttTAGAGATGAACAGGATTCTACGTCCTGGAGGATACTTCATTATATCAACTAAACATGGAGATATCGATAATGAAGAAGGTGCAGCTAAACATGGAGATTTTAATAGTGAAGAAG GCATGTCCACATTGATGGCATCAATCTGCTGGAATATTCTGGCGCACACAACTGATGAAGTCAATGAAGTGGGTGTTAGAATATATCAGAGACCAGCATCAAATGATATATATGATCTGCGACGGACTAAAGAACCTCCTTTCTGCAAGGAAGATGACAAACAAGATGCTGCTTG GTATACTCCAATAAAATCATGCTTACATAAAGTTCCAGCTGCTATAGAGCAACATGGTACTGATTGGCCAGAGGAATGGCCCAAGAGGCTTGAAACTTTTCCTGAATGGCTGGGTGATTTACAAGAAAAGTTGACCGCAGATCATAAACACtggaattctatcattagcaaatCATATCTTAATGGGATAGGTATCGATTGGTTAAATATTCGAAATATTATGGATATGAAAGCCATTTATGGAGG ATTTGCAGCAGCCCTATCATCTCAAAAGGTTTGGGTGATGAATGTAGTTCCTGTGCATGCTCCAAACACTCTTCCTATCATTTATGAGCGTGGATTTCTTGGCGTCTACCATGATTGGTGTGAACCATTCAGCACGCACCCAAGGTCATATGATCTTTTGCATGCTGATCATCTCTTCTCACGTCTTAAGAACAG GTGTAAGCAGCCAGTTGTTATTGTGGTTGAGATGGATAGAATTCTGAGGCCGGGAGGTTGGGCCATCATCCGTGATAAGTTGGAGATCTTGAATCCATTAGAGACCATCTTGAAATCACTGCACTGGGAAATAAGGATGACTTATGCCAAGGATAAGGAGGGTATTATCTGTGCACAGAAAACAATGTGGAGGCCATAA
- the LOC105060106 gene encoding probable methyltransferase PMT28 isoform X1 has product MAGVRLGRSAKRGAPLGFCAKVALVILLGLVFIVVWSIFSSPTSAAVSSQRSGFDDIFDPDASPAVGKKKEVEESKKRNPSSPLKDRSGNGNGRGSRSPEKKKKKEGGIEEKAAAAAKNETREVEGQQEEEREGGEDMVEVEGLEEVVEGEGGMDEDMEDGVDVNPEEEEEEMVNEEKSAGNKKKKNKKKKKLGPLFDPGARYNWKLCGGRHGHNYIPCVDMDGGHRHHERSCPRMPLMCLVSLPQEYRPPLPWPERESKIFYKNVAHPKLSAFIKTHSWLNLSEEYLLFPRQESEFKSGAQHYLNSIDEMAPDIEWGKNIRVVLDIGCTSASFGLTLLEKDVIILSLGLANDQTDLAQLALERGIPAVMANLGSRRLPFPSGVFDAIHCGNCDVPWHSSGGRLLLEMNRILRPGGYFIISTKHGDIDNEEGAAKHGDFNSEEGMSTLMASICWNILAHTTDEVNEVGVRIYQRPASNDIYDLRRTKEPPFCKEDDKQDAAWYTPIKSCLHKVPAAIEQHGTDWPEEWPKRLETFPEWLGDLQEKLTADHKHWNSIISKSYLNGIGIDWLNIRNIMDMKAIYGGFAAALSSQKVWVMNVVPVHAPNTLPIIYERGFLGVYHDWCEPFSTHPRSYDLLHADHLFSRLKNRCKQPVVIVVEMDRILRPGGWAIIRDKLEILNPLETILKSLHWEIRMTYAKDKEGIICAQKTMWRP; this is encoded by the exons ATGGCCGGGGTTCGGTTGGGGCGGAGCGCCAAGCGTGGTGCTCCCTTGGGCTTCTGCGCCAAGGTAGCGCTGGTGATACTTCTAGGGCTTGTTTTCATCGTTGTCTGGTCCATCTTCTCCTCCCCCACCTCCGCCGCCGTCTCCTCCCAGCGGAGCGGCTTCGACGACATCTTCGACCCCGACGCCTCGCCGGCGGTCGGGAAGAAGAAGGAGGTGGAGGAAAGCAAGAAGAGGAATCCAAGCTCGCCGCTGAAAGATCGGAGTGGGAATGGGAATGGAAGAGGTAGTagatcgccggagaagaagaagaagaaagaagggggGATCGAGGAGAAGGCGGCTGCGGCAGCGAAGAATGAGACGAGAGAGGTGGAAGGGCAgcaggaggaagagagggaggggggagaggaTATGGTGGAGGTGgagggattggaggaggtggTGGAGGGGGAGGGAGGGATGGATGAGGACATGGAGGACGGGGTTGATGTGaatccggaggaggaggaggaggagatggtgAATGAAGAGAAGAGTGCggggaataagaagaagaagaacaagaagaagaaaaagttggGACCTTTGTTTGATCCGGGGGCTCGGTATAATTGGAAGCTTTGTGGTGGGAGGCATGGGCATAACTATATACCTTGTGTTGATATGGACGGTGGTCATCGGCATCATGAGAGGAGTTGCCCTCGGATGCCATTGATGTGCCTGGTTTCTCTTCCTCAGGAGTATAGACCTCCGTTGCCTTGGCCCGAGAGAGAATCCAAG ATATTTTATAAAAATGTGGCTCATCCAAAGCTCTCTGCCTTCATTAAAACTCACAGTTGGTTAAATCTATCTGAGGAGTACTTATTGTTTCCTCGGCAGGAATCTGAGTTTAAAAGTGGGGCTCAGCACTACCTCAATTCAATTGACGAG ATGGCACCGGACATTGAATGGGGGAAAAATATTCGCGTAGTACTGGACATTGGATGTACGAGTGCTAGTTTTGGATTAACTCTTCTCGAGAAAGATGTGATAATATTATCTTTGGGACTGGCGAATGATCAAACAGATCTAGCACAACTAGCCCTTGAGCGTGGTATCCCTGCAGTGATGGCAAATTTGGGATCAAGAAGGCTTCCTTTTCCAAGTGGTGTTTTTGATGCTATTCACTGTGGCAACTGTGATGTGCCATGGCATTCTAGTG gtgggaggctcctttTAGAGATGAACAGGATTCTACGTCCTGGAGGATACTTCATTATATCAACTAAACATGGAGATATCGATAATGAAGAAGGTGCAGCTAAACATGGAGATTTTAATAGTGAAGAAG GCATGTCCACATTGATGGCATCAATCTGCTGGAATATTCTGGCGCACACAACTGATGAAGTCAATGAAGTGGGTGTTAGAATATATCAGAGACCAGCATCAAATGATATATATGATCTGCGACGGACTAAAGAACCTCCTTTCTGCAAGGAAGATGACAAACAAGATGCTGCTTG GTATACTCCAATAAAATCATGCTTACATAAAGTTCCAGCTGCTATAGAGCAACATGGTACTGATTGGCCAGAGGAATGGCCCAAGAGGCTTGAAACTTTTCCTGAATGGCTGGGTGATTTACAAGAAAAGTTGACCGCAGATCATAAACACtggaattctatcattagcaaatCATATCTTAATGGGATAGGTATCGATTGGTTAAATATTCGAAATATTATGGATATGAAAGCCATTTATGGAGG ATTTGCAGCAGCCCTATCATCTCAAAAGGTTTGGGTGATGAATGTAGTTCCTGTGCATGCTCCAAACACTCTTCCTATCATTTATGAGCGTGGATTTCTTGGCGTCTACCATGATTGGTGTGAACCATTCAGCACGCACCCAAGGTCATATGATCTTTTGCATGCTGATCATCTCTTCTCACGTCTTAAGAACAG GTGTAAGCAGCCAGTTGTTATTGTGGTTGAGATGGATAGAATTCTGAGGCCGGGAGGTTGGGCCATCATCCGTGATAAGTTGGAGATCTTGAATCCATTAGAGACCATCTTGAAATCACTGCACTGGGAAATAAGGATGACTTATGCCAAGGATAAGGAGGGTATTATCTGTGCACAGAAAACAATGTGGAGGCCATAA